In one Mucilaginibacter ginsenosidivorax genomic region, the following are encoded:
- a CDS encoding SusC/RagA family TonB-linked outer membrane protein, with protein sequence MYKKILLRLSALALCCIFTAPVLAQNRTISGTVTDVADGTPLPGVSVVVTGISVGTTSNAKGVYTLNVPASAKTISFSYVGYATREVPITQDATLNVALAAASNSLREVVVVSVGYGTLDKREVSSAITHVSSKDLLPVASNSPLMSLQGKVAGLSITNTAGADPNSSPNVQLRGVSSRNAGLGPLYVVNGVPGGNIDNINQNDIESIDVLKGGAASAIYGTRGSNGVIIITTKKGSSQARTFYEGYASFDYLTNRLQNLTPDEFIADRVKNSQGQDYGAKTNWMDAVTNSPAFAQKHTVQLSGGSGKTNYFASADYRNADGIDLRAHKKEYGARINVNHTSDNGVFIATLNIAPRYMNTKNSDQGNFNNALTLNPTYPIYDTAGKYNYINTGFFSNNPVENANVIKSEAQIKEMDINGSLRVNILKNLSTTVTVSEISRSVRSLNFTPSTLSSIVHAGKITQTNFASQRQEENDQKNVEWTGNYSFNLGRNHIKALGGYSYTLYNYNTFYAQNYDFPFDSYLWNNLGSGLYNGGAAGQGQSAVSSTQNGSTLISFFGRLNYDFNNRYILTASLRREGSSKFGIKNKWGNFPAVSGAWRVSEENFMKGALPWINDLKLRADYGITGNQDFDNYLSLLLYGGAGYFPYNGQVYQVYGPTSNVNPDLKWEKSINFNAGIDFSILDNRISGSLDYYIRKNKDLLGYYNVPLPPNSQSQTFANVGTMKNYGLELALNGSVIRNTEFGYNITAALAYNRNKFISFSNNVYKGTPFVELAGLPAPGSPGNIQRIQEGRSIGEFYTLRSAGVNKDGALQVYKKDGTIVQANQASSDDKQFVGNGLPKFTGSIGNTFRYKRFDMGIFLRGTFGYKIFNTAAFYIGTPSSQSDANVLKSAYNGKSKYSLLTNPATTAIASDYFLENGSFVKIDNVALGYTQPFKIKYLKSIRVYATGRNLHTFTGFTGGDPDLVNVNGLTPGVNTSLNYYPATLQLILGLQATF encoded by the coding sequence ATGTACAAGAAAATTTTACTCAGACTAAGCGCGTTAGCGCTCTGTTGTATATTTACCGCACCTGTGCTGGCTCAGAACAGAACTATATCTGGTACCGTTACGGATGTAGCCGATGGCACGCCTTTACCGGGTGTTAGCGTGGTGGTAACCGGTATATCGGTCGGCACTACATCTAACGCTAAGGGTGTTTATACACTTAATGTACCGGCATCCGCAAAAACTATCTCTTTCTCTTATGTCGGTTATGCTACCCGCGAGGTACCGATAACTCAGGATGCTACTTTAAACGTGGCACTTGCTGCCGCGAGTAATTCACTCCGGGAAGTTGTTGTAGTAAGCGTTGGATACGGAACGCTCGACAAGCGCGAGGTGTCAAGCGCTATCACACACGTTTCATCAAAAGACCTGCTTCCTGTGGCGTCAAACAGCCCTTTAATGTCATTGCAGGGCAAAGTTGCCGGCCTTAGCATCACTAATACAGCCGGCGCCGATCCAAATTCATCGCCTAACGTACAGTTGCGGGGCGTATCGTCGCGTAATGCCGGTTTAGGGCCGCTATACGTGGTAAACGGTGTACCAGGAGGCAATATCGATAATATCAACCAAAATGATATAGAAAGTATAGATGTGCTTAAAGGTGGGGCCGCTTCTGCTATTTACGGAACAAGGGGAAGTAACGGTGTTATTATTATTACCACCAAAAAAGGCTCGTCACAAGCGCGCACGTTTTATGAAGGTTATGCCAGTTTCGACTATTTAACCAACCGGCTGCAAAACCTTACCCCCGATGAGTTTATTGCCGACAGGGTAAAAAATAGTCAGGGGCAGGATTATGGTGCCAAAACAAACTGGATGGACGCGGTCACCAATTCGCCGGCTTTTGCTCAAAAACACACGGTTCAATTGTCGGGCGGTTCTGGTAAAACGAATTACTTTGCATCGGCCGATTATCGTAATGCCGATGGTATTGACCTGCGCGCACATAAAAAAGAGTATGGTGCAAGGATCAATGTGAACCATACTTCTGATAATGGCGTGTTTATAGCAACATTGAATATTGCTCCCAGGTACATGAATACCAAGAATTCCGACCAGGGCAATTTTAACAATGCGCTTACCTTAAACCCAACTTACCCCATCTATGATACCGCTGGGAAGTATAACTATATCAATACCGGTTTCTTCTCCAATAACCCGGTTGAGAATGCAAATGTGATTAAATCAGAAGCGCAAATTAAAGAGATGGACATTAACGGATCGTTAAGGGTGAACATCCTGAAAAACCTGAGCACAACGGTAACCGTATCTGAGATCAGCCGGTCGGTGAGGAGCCTGAACTTCACACCCTCAACGCTATCATCAATTGTGCACGCCGGTAAAATAACCCAAACCAACTTCGCGTCGCAGCGGCAGGAAGAAAACGATCAGAAAAATGTTGAATGGACGGGTAATTACTCGTTTAACCTGGGCCGAAATCACATCAAAGCATTGGGTGGCTATTCTTATACATTATATAATTACAACACCTTTTATGCCCAGAATTATGATTTTCCATTTGATTCATACCTGTGGAATAACCTTGGCTCCGGGCTGTATAATGGCGGTGCCGCGGGCCAGGGACAATCGGCTGTAAGTTCAACTCAAAATGGTTCTACATTGATCTCATTCTTCGGTCGTTTAAATTATGATTTCAATAATCGTTACATTTTGACAGCCAGCTTGCGCCGTGAAGGATCATCCAAGTTTGGTATTAAAAACAAATGGGGCAATTTTCCTGCTGTTTCGGGCGCATGGCGCGTTTCTGAAGAAAATTTCATGAAAGGTGCACTTCCATGGATAAACGACCTTAAGTTACGTGCAGATTACGGCATTACTGGTAATCAGGATTTCGATAACTATCTTTCCCTGCTTTTATATGGTGGCGCAGGCTATTTCCCGTATAACGGGCAGGTTTACCAGGTTTATGGCCCTACTTCAAATGTTAATCCGGATTTGAAATGGGAAAAGTCGATCAATTTCAACGCAGGTATTGACTTTTCTATACTGGATAATCGGATCTCGGGCTCACTGGATTATTACATCCGTAAAAACAAGGACTTACTGGGGTATTATAACGTGCCATTGCCGCCAAATTCTCAGTCGCAAACCTTCGCTAACGTAGGCACAATGAAAAATTACGGATTAGAGCTGGCACTGAACGGATCTGTTATCAGAAATACGGAATTTGGCTATAATATAACCGCCGCGCTGGCTTACAATCGTAATAAGTTCATTTCGTTTTCTAACAACGTTTATAAAGGCACACCCTTTGTGGAGCTGGCTGGTTTGCCTGCTCCGGGCTCTCCGGGTAATATACAGCGCATTCAGGAAGGCCGTAGCATAGGCGAGTTTTATACACTACGTTCTGCAGGGGTGAATAAAGATGGCGCCTTACAGGTTTATAAAAAAGATGGTACCATAGTTCAGGCCAACCAGGCATCGTCGGATGATAAGCAATTTGTAGGCAACGGTTTGCCGAAGTTTACAGGCTCAATAGGCAATACCTTCAGGTACAAAAGGTTTGATATGGGGATTTTCCTGCGCGGTACATTTGGCTATAAAATATTTAATACCGCGGCATTTTACATCGGTACACCATCAAGCCAGAGCGATGCTAACGTGCTTAAATCGGCCTACAATGGCAAAAGCAAATATTCTTTGCTAACCAACCCGGCAACAACCGCCATCGCGTCCGACTATTTTCTGGAGAATGGCTCGTTTGTAAAAATAGATAATGTGGCCTTAGGTTATACCCAGCCGTTTAAAATCAAATACCTCAAATCAATACGTGTTTATGCCACAGGCAGAAACCTGCACACGTTTACCGGGTTTACCGGAGGTGATCCCGACCTGGTGAATGTTAATGGGCTTACACCGGGTGTGAATACTTCACTGAACTATTATCCGGCTACACTTCAATTAATCCTTGGCCTGCAGGCAACCTTTTAA